From a single Marinobacter sp. THAF197a genomic region:
- a CDS encoding glycosyltransferase — MATQEPLVSIITPTFNRERTITQAVESVLAQSYPHWELIIVDDGSQDGTSESLASYLDDDRIHYHFQENQGQSLARNLALQYAQGELICFLDSDDLWVPDKLERQVALMEAHPEVDVLHSDEIMIDEQGRELSRKNMRRHSGRIARQMLVDNSVSINTVMARRECFDTMGGFSGRYGVADDYDIWLRFSARFTFLYVPEYWGYYRVMADQISSDKKRRFAANEAIIRDFIEEYGSTLEPGDIRWGLARFYCRKARHFASVGDSATAWGAVAQALRYAPLDSVVWRAVYRVIFPRCGARHD; from the coding sequence GTGGCTACTCAGGAACCCCTTGTCAGCATCATCACCCCCACCTTCAACCGTGAGCGCACCATCACGCAAGCGGTCGAGTCTGTGTTGGCCCAGTCATATCCCCACTGGGAGCTGATCATCGTTGATGATGGCTCCCAGGATGGCACCAGCGAGAGTCTGGCCAGTTACCTGGATGATGACCGCATCCACTACCACTTTCAGGAGAATCAGGGCCAGAGCCTTGCCCGGAATCTGGCGCTTCAGTACGCCCAGGGAGAGCTAATATGTTTTCTCGATTCTGATGACCTGTGGGTGCCCGATAAGCTGGAACGGCAAGTGGCGCTGATGGAGGCTCACCCGGAGGTGGACGTGCTTCACAGTGATGAAATCATGATCGATGAACAGGGCCGCGAGTTGTCCCGCAAGAATATGCGCCGGCACTCCGGGCGGATTGCCCGGCAGATGCTGGTGGACAACAGCGTGAGCATCAACACGGTCATGGCGCGGCGGGAATGTTTCGATACCATGGGCGGGTTTTCCGGCCGTTACGGCGTTGCCGACGATTACGACATCTGGCTGCGTTTTTCGGCCCGGTTTACGTTCCTCTATGTGCCCGAGTATTGGGGCTATTACCGGGTGATGGCAGATCAGATTTCCAGCGACAAAAAACGCCGATTTGCTGCCAACGAAGCGATCATTCGTGATTTTATCGAGGAGTACGGAAGCACGCTCGAACCCGGTGACATCCGCTGGGGTCTGGCACGCTTCTACTGCCGGAAAGCCCGCCATTTTGCATCAGTAGGAGACTCTGCGACGGCCTGGGGCGCGGTTGCTCAGGCGTTGCGGTATGCTCCCCTGGATTCGGTGGTATGGCGCGCGGTTTATCGGGTGATCTTTCCCCGCTGTGGGGCGAGACACGATTAA